One window from the genome of Gimesia aquarii encodes:
- a CDS encoding DsbA family oxidoreductase codes for MKLSVDVISDVICPWCFIGKRRLEKAITDLNDEHDIHIRWHPFQLNPTMPKYGISRKEYRTRKFGSWERSMELDANVVTVGESEGIHFAFDKIERTPNTVDAHRLIWLADQSGCQDAVVEALFRAYFTEGQDIGNRQTLIRMVAEAGLDRQAAETVLEGEDGLDAIAKSREMSQQYEVNSVPFFIVDQKLTLAGAQDSETFIEVFQNAQ; via the coding sequence ATGAAACTGTCCGTTGACGTGATCTCAGATGTGATCTGTCCGTGGTGCTTCATCGGCAAACGGCGACTTGAGAAGGCCATTACTGACCTGAATGACGAGCATGACATTCATATTCGATGGCATCCGTTCCAATTAAACCCCACGATGCCAAAGTATGGAATCAGCCGAAAAGAATATCGCACCAGAAAATTTGGAAGCTGGGAACGGTCAATGGAGTTAGATGCCAATGTCGTTACTGTTGGTGAATCTGAAGGAATTCATTTCGCCTTTGATAAGATTGAACGAACACCTAATACTGTTGATGCCCATCGGCTCATTTGGCTTGCCGATCAGAGTGGCTGTCAAGATGCTGTCGTTGAGGCACTGTTCCGAGCTTATTTTACGGAAGGTCAGGATATTGGTAATCGCCAGACACTTATTAGGATGGTGGCTGAAGCAGGTCTGGATCGACAGGCAGCGGAAACCGTGTTGGAAGGCGAAGATGGACTGGATGCCATCGCAAAATCCAGAGAAATGTCTCAACAGTATGAAGTCAATAGCGTCCCGTTCTTCATTGTCGATCAGAAATTGACATTGGCTGGGGCACAGGATTCAGAGACGTTCATTGAGGTATTTCAGAATGCCCAATAA
- a CDS encoding helix-turn-helix domain-containing protein yields MSSDLESAFRVLLKLVVQEVVDELQSRRQFINHMNSEQGSGSDDRLLLRAKEVAERLAISERHLHKMTTEGAIPCVRIGQSVRYRVETVKDWLREAESTETPQTKQQVSKKKKSIITKQPKITRKAKQKKVVEQKAAMPTQSETVEKQKNVQAKKRRPNRAEPESEQERPNPFRLLLKEIGVDREKLGPLTNEELIQIADVDLPTFHGWMYKGHEMPEEALEKLRKHFSIGE; encoded by the coding sequence ATGTCCAGTGATCTTGAAAGTGCCTTCCGTGTATTATTAAAACTTGTAGTGCAAGAAGTGGTCGATGAATTACAAAGCAGAAGACAATTCATAAATCATATGAACTCTGAGCAAGGTTCTGGTTCAGATGATCGTTTACTGTTGCGAGCAAAGGAAGTAGCGGAACGTCTAGCAATCTCAGAGCGACATCTCCACAAAATGACTACTGAGGGTGCGATACCGTGTGTTCGAATTGGTCAGTCAGTTCGCTACAGGGTGGAGACTGTTAAGGATTGGCTGCGAGAGGCCGAATCAACAGAAACACCGCAGACAAAACAGCAGGTTTCCAAGAAAAAGAAAAGTATAATTACGAAGCAACCAAAGATAACTCGAAAAGCAAAACAAAAGAAAGTGGTAGAACAAAAGGCTGCTATGCCCACGCAATCAGAGACAGTAGAGAAACAGAAGAATGTACAAGCCAAGAAGCGACGACCAAATAGGGCCGAGCCTGAATCTGAACAGGAGCGACCCAATCCGTTCAGATTGCTCTTGAAGGAAATTGGCGTTGACAGAGAGAAATTAGGACCGCTGACGAATGAAGAATTGATACAGATTGCAGATGTCGATCTACCGACGTTTCATGGTTGGATGTACAAGGGTCATGAAATGCCAGAAGAAGCATTGGAAAAATTGCGAAAACACTTCAGTATCGGAGAATGA